CTGTTACTGCCGTTTTGCGCGTGCGATCATGGCCCCGGAATTCGCAGCTGCATCATGTGGCGGCCCTGGTTGTCAGGTAGTAGTAGGGGGTGAATCTGGCTCTTTCGCCTGACGGGATGTTGGACCTGACCATCGATGCGTCCTCCAGCCTGAGCAAGTGATATTGCACGCTGGCCCGGGGCGAGTTCACTGCGTCGCTAATATCCGATATCCGGCTTGCTCCGCGCCGTGCGAGATGGTCCACGATTTGGGCGCGGACCGGGTTGGGCCGGAGCTCGATTGTCTGCGCGCCCCCAGCGGTGGGACCCGCGATTCTTGTGCCGTTGATTGTGCCGTTCATTCCGCTGCCTTTCAAAGCTGACTCGCAATTACACCCCAGAACTGTTGCAGACAGATTTCATACTCGTTGTGGTGCAGGCCGGCTGAGGATCACCACAGGGAAAATCCTTCCCGGGCGGTAGCGGATGCCGTGACTGTTCACCCTGAATGGACTTGCATGGCCGGAGGCGGACTGATGTTGTCGATTGGCTGATCGCCGAGGAAACGCTTGATGCAGCGGGCATGGGCTACCTCGCTGATGCGTATGAGCTTCAGCTCGATGACGGTCGCTGGCTTGCTGTGCGCCTTACCGAAGTCTCTCCGGAGGCAATCAAAGTAATGAAGGATGACTGGAGTGCCGCCGACGCACCTCAGCTGCACTTCGCGCTTCCCTTCCCGAAGCCGGCTCGGCTCCGGGCGCGCGAGATGTCTTTCTGACGGGTCGGCTGACGGACAGCCGACGGCGGCCAGTATGGCGTACCTGATTGGGAAGCGGAATCCGGGCGGCCGTGTGTAGGTTTGGGCCATGACTCCGTTGTTCGATGTGTGGCCGATGTTCGGCCTTAAGATCAGCAGCCCCCGGCTTGAACTACGGCTCGTCCGGGACGAGGATTTGCCCGGTGTCATCAACGCCGCCCTGGCCGGCATCCATGACCTGCCGTGATGCCGTTTGGAGTGTCTTGGACGGATGCGCCGGGAAACCGTGACCACCTGTTCGTGGCTTTCCCAGGAGTATCAAGGTCGGGGTCTCGGTAAGGAGATGCGGGCTGCGGTGCTGCTATTTGCAGGAAGGGACGGCAATCACGAATTTAGGTGGGCGCTGTCCCCCGGCTGACGGGCGGCCTACCGAAGGACGCGCGCGGCGTCCTGGATCGCTGCTGCGACCCCGTCCAGGACGGTGGAACCATAGCGCCACTGCTGCCAGTGCAGCGGGACGTCCACGAACGACTTGGGGGCCAGCGTCGTCAGCGCACGATGCCCGAGGTCGTCGCCGATCTCAATCTCGGGTAGCAGACCCCATCCCATGCCCAGCCGGATGGCCTCACCGAATTCGTGGGCGGCGGGCACATAATGCCGCGGTGGCTGGAGAGGTTTGCGGCTGAACCGCCGAAGGTAGCGGTCCTGGAGGTCGTCCTTGCGGTCGAAGATGATGACGGGGGCCAGCGCAAAGGCCTCGGCCGTCGCACCGCCGCGGAACCAGGTTTCGGCGAAGTCCGGGGTGCAGACCGGCAGGTATCGCATGATGCCGAGCCGGCGGGAGGTGCAGCCGGGAGCCGGTTTGGCTGTGGCCGTGATGGCCGCCGCCGCTGCGCCGCTGCGGAGCAGTTCCAGTGAATAGTCCTGGTCCTCGCGCAGGATTTCCAGCTGGACCGTGCCGGCCACCGCAGCCAGCCCCGCCAACGCCCAGGTGTGCAGCGAATCACTGTTGATCACCAGTGTGAGGCGCGCGTCCGGATGCGCGGTACCCGGCTGCAGCTCCTCGGCGAGGTCCGCGGAAAGCATTTCAAGCTGGCGGGCGAACCGCACCACGGCCTGGCCGGATTCGGTGAGTTCAATCGGCCTGGTTCTCCTCAGGACCGGACGGCCGACCGCCACCTCGAGGGCGCGGATGCGCTGGCTGACGGCGGAAGCGGTGATCAGAAGGTGGCTGGCGGCGGCGTCGAAAC
This genomic window from Arthrobacter sp. 24S4-2 contains:
- a CDS encoding winged helix-turn-helix domain-containing protein, which produces MNGTINGTRIAGPTAGGAQTIELRPNPVRAQIVDHLARRGASRISDISDAVNSPRASVQYHLLRLEDASMVRSNIPSGERARFTPYYYLTTRAAT
- a CDS encoding ArgP/LysG family DNA-binding transcriptional regulator, with the translated sequence MIDIHPDQARTLAAIVTQGSFDAAASHLLITASAVSQRIRALEVAVGRPVLRRTRPIELTESGQAVVRFARQLEMLSADLAEELQPGTAHPDARLTLVINSDSLHTWALAGLAAVAGTVQLEILREDQDYSLELLRSGAAAAAITATAKPAPGCTSRRLGIMRYLPVCTPDFAETWFRGGATAEAFALAPVIIFDRKDDLQDRYLRRFSRKPLQPPRHYVPAAHEFGEAIRLGMGWGLLPEIEIGDDLGHRALTTLAPKSFVDVPLHWQQWRYGSTVLDGVAAAIQDAARVLR